In Bubalus kerabau isolate K-KA32 ecotype Philippines breed swamp buffalo chromosome 4, PCC_UOA_SB_1v2, whole genome shotgun sequence, one DNA window encodes the following:
- the LOC129651105 gene encoding CMRF35-like molecule 8 — protein MAQPHRAMWLPPALLLLWVPGCFSLSGPRKVRGIVGGSLSVECRYREEFINNSKYWCKPPCVLLWKMAETTKSEREVTRDRMSIRDHPANLTFTVTLKSLREEDAGTYRCGINVPFNIDPIFEIEVSVIPAPPTPRPTRPTVPAETSTITTKVSTVSFTTLTTEGTTHNASSEEEYDPTQNWRLHALLISLVLLLLLLGGISLLAWRMVQRRVKAGEKPEPPQSRSQAAEQTEPCYANLELQTWPPSGKPVQPTQAEVEYSTVGPPSGDLHYTSIVFDPQSQDSKADRIPSETPVYSVVKKT, from the exons GCTGTTTTTCCCTGAGCGGCCCCCGCAAAGTGAGGGGCATCGTGGGGGGATCCCTGAGCGTGGAGTGTCGGTACCGAGAGGAATTCATAAACAATTCCAAATACTGGTGCAAACCCCCGTGTGTATTATTGTGGAAGATGGCGGAGACCacaaagtcagagagagaagtgACGAGGGACCGCATGTCCATCAGAGACCATCCTGCAAACCTCACCTTCACAGTGACCTTGAAGAGCCTCAGAGAGGAGGATGCGGGAACGTACCGGTGTGGGATCAATGTGCCATTTAATATTGACCCCATCTTCGAGATAGAGGTGTCTGTGATCCCAG CGCCACCAACACCAAGGCCAACCCGACCAACTGTCCCAGCCGAGACCTCGACAATCACAACCAAAGTTTCAACTGTGTCCTTCACCACCCTGACCACAGAGGGCACCACCCACAACGCCAGCAGCGAGGAGGAATACGACCCCACGCAGAACTGGAG GCTCCATGCGCTGCTGATCtcgttggtgctgctgctgctcctgctggggGGCATCTCACTGCTCGCCTGGAGGATGGTTCAGAGACGGGTCAAAG CTGGAGAGAAACCAGAGCCGCCCCAGAGCCGCAGTCAG GCTGCTGAGCAGACTGAGCCCTGCTATGCAAATCTGGAGCTGCAGACGTGGCCCCCTTCTGGAAAGCCCGTTCAACCCACGCAGGCGGAGGTGGAATACAGCACAGTG GGCCCGCCCAGTGGCGATCTTCACTACACCTCGATAGTGTTTGACCCCCAGAGCCAGGATTCCAAGGCCGACAGGATTCCCTCCGAGACGCCAGTGTACAGCGTGGTTAAGAAGACATAA